GGATTGTTTCACGTGGAACCTAACTATCATCAGCTATGGAAAGATTATCGACGCGTATTAAAACAACGTAATAGTTTACTGCGACAAAATGGTACGGCAGCTCAATTTCTTCCTTGGGATACAATGCTGGTTACTTTGGCAAACAAATTACATCAGATACGGGAAAACTATTTTAAAGAGCTACAACAATCATTTTCACTCTGGTTAAAAAAACTTACGTCAATTGAATGTAGCATTCACTATTTTAAAGGTTGGAGTAAACGAAATAGTCAAAGAACTTTAGAAGAGGTATTACAGGAACAGTTTGAAAGTGATCGCTTACGTCAGTATACCCAATCGGGTCCGCATAACGCCGACATTCTATTTGAAACACATCCGCCCAGAGCAAAACTGACATTATCCCGTGGACAGCAAAAAATCATTTTGATTGCGTTAAAATTAGCGCAAGCACATTTAATTAGTAAAGAATGTATTTACTTGCTGGATGATATAGCTGCCGAAATGGATATGACCCATCTATCTCGTCTATTTGACGCAATAAATGAACTTCCTGGCCAGTTCATTATTACAGCACTTAATATAAATAATCTCCCGGCACTACTTCTATCTCAGAATCATAAAGTTTTTCATGTGATTCAAGGACAAATTTCATAAAATGTTTCACGTGAAACTTCGCAGTGCGAATCAAAAGACCTTTATTAATATTTTCTTAAGAAAAAAACTGTAGAATATTAAGTCAAAAATAGTAAAGGATAAATGTATGCCACTTTCTTTCTTTGAAACCTCTCATCCCGATGCTGAAAAATCATTTCAAGAGAATTACGGTGATCATTTACAGTGGATTCAAAAAAAGGTTGAACATAAGTATTTCCGTTTCTGGAAACTTAACTCCCATAGTGAAAGACTCTCATTGATACTTAATGAATTGGCTCTCATCAATAAAGCAGATAAACCCTTGATTGATGAATACGATTATCTTGATGAGTTGATGGGTGCGACATTAATTCCTTTTTTCAGTGCTTTAAATACAGCAGTTTTTATAGTTGCTGCAACATTTGAGTGCGCACAAGCATTAGCTATACAAACGAGTCAAATGAAAGACGACCAGGATAATCATCTTAATACGGCTATGGGCTATCTTATCCTTGCGGGTGCGTCATTGTTATTAACCGTAGTCAGTGCGTTAAAAGCGTGCGTAAGCCTGGTAACCCGTCCTATGTTAACTATATGGAGCGGCTATCAACTGAATGAGTCAGGTCGTTTTATCAATTATTCGAAGAATGAAGAGGATTACTATGCTTCTTTCGAATATCCTCAGAATCAGTAATTAAAATTTTTAACGTATTGATATACGT
The DNA window shown above is from Legionella adelaidensis and carries:
- the recF gene encoding DNA replication/repair protein RecF (All proteins in this family for which functions are known are DNA-binding proteins that assist the filamentation of RecA onto DNA for the initiation of recombination or recombinational repair.); amino-acid sequence: MIIDTLHIHNLRNISLAKIQLHPRFNFFFGENGSGKTSLLESIYLLSTGHSFRTREISPLVQIEKNELTVFCKSTTEETISIQKSLHQSTKVLINKNPCYSSSELAFLLPCQLFYQDIFEIIDAGPSVRRTILDWGLFHVEPNYHQLWKDYRRVLKQRNSLLRQNGTAAQFLPWDTMLVTLANKLHQIRENYFKELQQSFSLWLKKLTSIECSIHYFKGWSKRNSQRTLEEVLQEQFESDRLRQYTQSGPHNADILFETHPPRAKLTLSRGQQKIILIALKLAQAHLISKECIYLLDDIAAEMDMTHLSRLFDAINELPGQFIITALNINNLPALLLSQNHKVFHVIQGQIS